The Humulus lupulus chromosome 3, drHumLupu1.1, whole genome shotgun sequence genome window below encodes:
- the LOC133824079 gene encoding uncharacterized protein LOC133824079, with the protein MWVSHPQFRETVLANWSKQLLYKGSGLEQISWKLTRLKHVLKAFNWKVMGDVACNYERSKRLYQQAHSNCFADPTNSRLCNEDREAFLDFKRQERLYASFLYQKSKIAWLRFGDDNSSFFHASLKKRKLANRIVSYVTEERQIVDDYTKVTSHFLQHFKSFLGAANKASGKIDSQAIGYGSVLSSEAQLGLIKPFSAHEVKATMFSIHSIKSPGPDGYGAVDHPVNATDFRPIACCTTIYKCISKMLCNRLNSILPLLINQNQGAFIKHRSLAHNVLILQDLLKGYNRKNISPRCLMKIDISKAYDSIEWDFLENLLYDLCFPMRFIRWVMVCLRGSSYSLVINNGIQGHFQGAKGLRQGDPISPLLFVIVMDYLTRLLLKAGMEKYFRFHPLCKSLKLVSLCFADNLLLFCKANLKSVMILHQAFNDFTLSSSLSINQSKSRIYIGGLAAGDKAPLLLCSNLIEGKFPLNYLGVPLRPTKCRATDCDIILKKMRILLNGWDILWVKWVNFIYLKGYSIWDYLLKQDTSWYWRKLIKFCQSLSRSDLEAAVVNGKLQLGKLYSFVLPGNLVFYEKVVWCRLLVPKHRFILWLAVNQKLLTRDLLHHCHFPIPSLCCPVCSQADESHYHLFFECPFSRRVMQAVYGWLGGATWPVQFAVWSHWLSMPRTGSISLVATASFAVTVYFIWLNMNHCWVEKTSFSVSNIDNLIIFSVKARV; encoded by the exons ATGTGGGTCTCTCATCCTCAATTTAGGGAGACGGTCTTGGCTAACTGGTCTAAACAATTACTGTATAAGGGTAGTGGTTTAGAGCAGATTAGCTGGAAACTTACCCGTCTTAAGCATGTCTTGAAGGCGTTTAACTGGAAGGTAATGGGGGATGTTGCCTGTAATTATGAGAGAAGTAAAAGGTTATATCAACAGGCCCACTCTAATTGTTTTGCTGATCCGACTAATAGCAGATTGTGTAATGAGGATCGAGAAGCTTTTCTGGATTTTAAAAGGCAGGAGAGATTGTATGCTAGTTTCCTCTACCAAAAGAGCAAAATAGCCTGGTTGCGCTTTGGAGATGATAATTCTTCATTTTTTCATGCTAGCTTAAAGAAGAGGAAATTAGCTAATAGGATTGTGTCCTATGTTACTGAGGAAAGGCAGATTGTGGATGATTATACTAAAGTTACAAGTCATTTTCTTCAGCATTTTAAGAGTTTTTTGGGTGCAGCTAATAAGGCTTCGGGTAAAATTGATTCTCAAGCTATTGGGTATGGCTCGGTGTTGAGTAGTGAAGCTCAGTTGGGTTTGATCAAACCGTTCTCTGCTCATGAAGTTAAAGCGACTATGTTTAGCATTCACTCAATTAAAAGCCCAGGTCCGGATGGTTATGGGGCGG TGGATCATCCAGTTAATGCAACTGATTTTAGGCCTATTGCTTGTTGCACTACCATTTACAAATGCATATCCAAAATGTTGTGCAATAGGCTTAACTCTATTCTTCCTTTGCTGATTAATCAGAATCAGGGGGCTTTTATCAAGCATCGATCTCTTGCTCATAATGTTCTCATCCTTCAAGACTTGCTTAAGGGGTACAATAGGAAAAATATTTCCCCTCGATGTCTTATGAAGATTGATATTAGTAAGGCGTATGACTCAATTGAATGGGATTTCTTGGAAAATCTTCTATATGATCTTTGTTTCCCAATGAGATTTATTAGGTGGGTTATGGTTTGTCTTCGGGGGTCATCCTATTCTTTAGTGATAAATAATGGCATTCAAGGTCATTTTCAAGGAGCAAAAGGACTCAGACAAGGAGACCCAATATCGCCTTTACTCTTTGTTATTGTGATGGATTATCTTACTCGTTTACTGTTAAAGGCTGGTATGGAGAAATATTTCAGATTTCACCCGTTATGTAAGTCTCTAAAGCTTGTTAGTCTTTGTTTTGCTGACAATCTCCTATTGTTTTGCAAAGCCAATCTGAAGTCAGTCATGATACTTCATCAAGCTTTTAATGACTTTACCTTGTCTTCGAGCCTCTCTATCAATCAAAGCAAATCTCGAATCTATATTGGAGGGCTAGCTGCTGGTGACAAAGCTCCCCTGTTGTTGTGTTCTAATTTGATTGAAGGGAAATTTCCTTTGAATTATTTGGGTGTCCCTTTGAGACCTACTAAATGCAGGGCTACTGACTGTGACATTATTCTTAAGAAAATGAGAATTCTTCTGAATGGTTGG GACATTCTTTGGGTAAAATGGGtcaattttatttacttaaaaGGATATTCAATCTGGGATTATCTGTTAAAGCAAGATAccagttggtattggaggaagcttATCAAGTTTTGTCAATCCCTGTCCAGATCTGATTTGGAGGCTGCAGTTGTGAATGGGAAACTTCAGCTGGGTAAACTTTACTCCTTTGTGCTTCCTGGCAATTTGGTATTCTATGAGAAGGTTGTTTGGTGTAGGCTTTTGGTTCCTAAGCACAGATTTATCTTGTGGCTAGCTGTGAACCAGAAGCTCCTCACAAGGGATTTACTTCATCACTGTCATTTTCCTATCCCATCTTTATGTTGCCCTGTTTGTTCTCAAGCAGATGAAAGTCACTATCATCTATTTTTTGAGTGTCCTTTCTCCAGGAGAGTAATGCAGGCTGTCTATGGGTGGCTGGGAGGGGCTACTTGGCCTGTTCAATTTGCGGTTTGGTCTCATTGGTTGTCTATGCCTCGCACTGGTTCGATTTCATTGGTGGCTACTGCATCTTTTGCGGTTACTGTGTATTTCATTTGGCTGAACATGAACCATTGCTGGGTAGAGAAGACCTCTTTTTCTGTTTCTAATATTGATAACTTGATTATATTTTCGGTTAAGGCTAGAGTGTAG